From the genome of Triticum urartu cultivar G1812 unplaced genomic scaffold, Tu2.1 TuUngrouped_contig_4342, whole genome shotgun sequence:
GGGATTGTGTCGTCGGCGGCTACTCCGTGCCCCGGGGCTCCCGCGTCATGATCAACGTCTTTGCCCTCGGTCGTGACGCCAGCGCGTGGAAGGACGCCGATGTGTTCCGACCTTCAAGGTTCATGGTTGGGGAAGGGGAGGCCGCCGAGGTCGACTTCAAGGGCGGGTGCTTTGAGTTCCTGCCATTTGGGTCTGGCCGCCGCTCGTGCCCTGGCATGGCGCTTGGCCTGTACTCGTTGGAGCTCGTTGTCGCGCAGCTCGCTCATGGGTTCAACTGGGCACTTCCCGACGGCATGGTGTCGTCGGAGCTCGACATGTGTGATGTCCTCGGCCTCACTGTTCCACGCGCCACCAGGCTCTGCGTCGTGCCCATGCCTCGACTCACCTGCTCTTTGGTCGCTGATGATGATGCCACGCACCAGGCATGATGTCATGCGTGCACCTATTGTCTTCGTGTGTGACACTGCACGAGTTTGGTGGCTTTCTCTTTGCCTTCTTTCTCCTTCTATTTTTTATACTACAGAACATGATAATTCGATCTTCTATGCTTAGCTTACAGAGTGTGATGCGTGGCTATTTTTCATACTAGATGATttcccgcgcgttgctgcggacATCCTTGTACAACTTGCTGTAAATTTGATTTCCCACAGAAAGTTGAATCATTGATGTCTGCAATTCAGTTATTTCAAGGCAGTTTCATGTGGCCATATAAACGAAGGTACATTGATAGGCATGAAAAATACTTCAACTCAGCTAGTGACCCGAATGGGTAAAAGCCAATGCAATTTGCATCTACTATGTTGTCAGAGTTGGGCTCAATTGAAGCTAAAAGTCCTTCATTACATGGCTGTAAGGCTAGACCATGAAAACTGAACCGGTGCAACCAAAGGCATTAGCAATGCTCGAATAATATAATGTGTAACATCATAGGAGAAGGATGATAATCTAGACCAAACAAAAAGAGCACGTGTCAGAGCGGTATAAAAAGAGTATAGTTAGAAAGAGAAAACCAATTAGTTCCTAATAAAAAAACAGTAGAGTGCGAACTTTAAAATATAAATCCATGAAGAATACATAGAAAAAAATTTAGGAACATGATCCCCCATGGGCATTGCTGCAAGTAAAACAGTTGTTATCCAAATGTGCAAAGCTTGTATGAATATGCATAGCAGATAAATGTGACTGGATTCATTTATAACTATTCAATACCAAAAATCTAGAGAATCTAGAATATTTTGCTGTCAGTTGAAGATTCCAAGCAAAAAAAAATGTCTAGAACAGGCTAATGAAAAGGCGCCTAGTACAGGACAAATCTCTTTATTGTTGATTAGTAGGCAGAGTTGTCCACACTACATGGGTATTACGCGGTTTTATACTACATAAAATAGGAACTCATATATGTTTGCCACGATATAGTTGAAAGCACGCCATATATCTCCTAGCACCTATGTGGCTAGCTTATAAAACTGGCATAACCATAGAGGGGCCTTACTAAGAGATAGAAACTGTAGACATGAACATCCTGTAAACAAAACTTGTCACTCTAAATTGGTTCGCCCTGATTAGCATTTCGCACACAAGAAGGGATTCAttaaataaaaaaattgaatCTGAGAGAAGTCCCCTTTATTGGATTTAGCAGAAGTTGAAGACCGTCCCACTGTGAAGTTTGCATCTTAAACATCAATAACTTGGATACCTTCCCTCTTATCATATCAAGAGCCTGAAGGAAACCAAGCTTGTTGTAATAACTGAGAGAACACATTTAGTTTATCTTTACTGATGCTACCTAGGAATTATAGCCTTGCACATGCCACTGATTTATTACAAAAGGCAAAAAATGATCAGCCAAGCCCCTCCTAACCTCGAGGCACCGATCCAGGGAAAGAAGTAAGAATGCAACATCTAAAAAAGAGAGGGATGTAGGATGTAGGAAATCAAGCTGCTCAAACTATTAACTATCCAAGTCTCAAAAGGTTGATGGTTTGATTAGTAAGAAAACATAGAGCCGCAGCTAGCCATGCACTAATATCGGGAGGCGTAGGTGCACAGCAAAGTAGAAGCGGGACATAATACACCAAGCTGTGGAAAaaaaataacaattattcagtgAGAGAGATGGACAAACTATACTCCCAAGATCTCAAAGCATTACGATTACATAGTATATGGTATGGCTATAAGATGTGAGAGGCAAAGGTTGTTGCTTAAAACTCGTCGCTTGAGTGAGACAAAGCTGTCTGACTTGCCCGAGGAAGAGGCAAAGGTCTCACACAGGGAGTCCGGACGTCGTCCGCCTCAGCACCTTTCCACTGGATCCGAACGGCCGCCAATGGTATTCGTCATCTCATAGGTGAATGTATAAGTGCGTTCATGCTCACCTGATTAACTGATGTGCCAGCCCCGAAGATGGAGTCCCGGGGAAGTCGTCTTCGCCGATGAAGCCCGAATCCTTGCCGCTCGTTGCAGCCGGCGGCGGCCGAGGAGCAGAGCAACGACACATAGAGGCATCATAGGTTAGGCCTTCATCGACGATCTGCGATTCTGGGCGGCCGGCGATGGAACGTTCCCGTCCGGTGTACCAATGCCCAGAGAGACATCGGAGTCAAGACGGATCGGATGTAGGAGCTTCAGACTTCAGTGCAGAGGAAGGCATGCATAGGCTGATTCGGATGTGGTCACGATCTGACTGGGCGACAAATCACGCGCAGCCCAGGTCCAAAGGGCCCCAGAGTGGCATCGGTGGTGTGGAAGACCGGTGGTCCTGTGGACTGAGGGGACTTCACGCCGGAGCTACCTTGGCCGGAACGGAGACAGATAATGGAGGGGAGCACAAGGGCACCGCGGATGCCGTCTCGAGGACGCAGGCACACACCGCCAAGGTGTATTTTGCCTGAGATAATCCCGGAAGCCGCGGAGACGAGCCGAACCGGCGGGCGCGGCGGGGGGGGCGCCGCCGCGCGTAGATGATTTCCCTTGGGAAGGGATAAGTGAGGGCTCGATGTGTTTCTGAGAGGGCTCGATGGGTTGTGATTAAAAGGATTGGGTACTGAATCGTAGGGAGGTGGAACGAAAAGCATGGGGCAGACGGTTGGGCTTCTCTCCTCTTCTGTTTGCGTATTGGATGCGTCTCTCCTCTTAAATCTCTCATCTGTTATACAGAACACGAAGATGAATCAGTCCGTTTTAAAGAGAAATTAAATCGCATAATTAGTTGAAACAGAGAAGTAAGAAAATTGTTGACATGGAAAGATTGATAGTGGTAGTGGGAACTGAAATGCTGATATGGCATGCTTGCTGAGGTGGAGGGTGTGCATGTTGAGAGAATACCTTGTAGTGGGGAGCAACTTCTTAAGAATGTAAGATACGTGATCAAAGAATTCATCATTATTTAATACATGATCAGCAGTTTTTCTATACACGTTCAACATttccaaatgcttgattaacatttttcaaatacttgttcaatattttccaaatattttTATAGTATATATTTAAAATTATTTAAATTATAAACAAGAGTGCAAAATAAAACAAAAGGTAAAAATGTAAAACAtaaaaaatatattaaaaaataGGTTGTGGCTAGTCAACAAGGCCCAAAGTGGTCAACATAAGTCAAGAAAGATCAGGGAAATCAACCCAAGTCCAAGACACACAACAAAAATCCAAGCAAGTTGCCGTTGTCAATAAGTCACAAGAGAATGCAAAATAAAAGGCCCATTCATGCATGGATGAAGCTAACTATGGACACCTTCAACTTTGGCTAATTTTAATGGACTCATGGGCCTAGTTTTATCATACTACACCTCCTACATATCACCACCATGGGCGGCATTAAATCATTTGTCGAGGCACGCCCCCTATATAAGGCCTCTATGGGCATGTAACAGGTTCACTCACCTCGATAAACTAAGGGGAGGGCACTAGAGATCTTGGAGTTTTGCTTCCAAAACGCTCTAGATCGGGTCCGAGGAGCCGCATTGCGACTCGGATCAACGCTAGAGATCTAGGAGCCTACCCTCAAGACGCTGCAGGGTCGAGTCCTTGGAGCCGTATCGACGCTCGGATCAACCTCGGTCGAGAGTTAGGGAGAGGGTTTCAAGGAGTCGTGTCATGACTCCGAGCCTATGACAGTCCATCCTACCCAAGGCCCTTCTAACATAGGACTACAATGCCTCAATGAGGTGACGCTTCGCGATAATTCGTTTATAGGGATTGAACACAATTTAGAGAAACGTTGTGTCACATTCGTCAAGTTTACTATGACATTTGCTATAAAGTCAACAAAATAAAAGTCACGAAACAATGTGATTtatgatacgtcttcaacgtatctataaatttttattattccatgctattatattatctgttttgaatgttttatatgcattaatatgctattttatattgtttgggggactaacctattaaccaatgctagtttctgttttttccttgtttttgagtttcgtagaaaaggaatatcaaatga
Proteins encoded in this window:
- the LOC125527685 gene encoding cytochrome P450 84A1-like — protein: CVVGGYSVPRGSRVMINVFALGRDASAWKDADVFRPSRFMVGEGEAAEVDFKGGCFEFLPFGSGRRSCPGMALGLYSLELVVAQLAHGFNWALPDGMVSSELDMCDVLGLTVPRATRLCVVPMPRLTCSLVADDDATHQA